In the Salvia splendens isolate huo1 chromosome 16, SspV2, whole genome shotgun sequence genome, GGAATTAATATGATGCAATTCAAAATCTACTCCAAAAAATGGGGAAATTCAAAATCTCAGCTAAAACTCAAAATCTACTACGGTGTTAATCATCACAGCTAAAACTCAAAATCTCTTCGGCGCTGCTCATCTGACTCAACCAGCCAAAGTAATCGAACATAGTAATTCTGCAACCAAAAACCAAAACACTACTATTACTTACACATATTCTATTTCTACCTGTATATTTTggtaacaaaataaaaatatataagtatttaCCTAAATGCATGACACTTTTTCCTTGTGTAAGGATCCAACGAGAAGGCGAGCCCTGCCTTGAGGAATTTCTTCACAAAAACGCAATCATTAAACGTTAGATTATGAATGCACACCACGGATGCAGATATGGAGTTTGACGATCACCTTGAATATCTCGTTCGCTGCAGCAGCATTGTCTCCTCTGTGGTAAGGGACGGGGCAGTCTGGCTTGACCCTAAAGCATTGCTGAGCATCTAACAGAGCATTAATGCTTTTatgcgtgcgtgcttcccacatGCTTCGCGTCGATACCCATGTGGCGTTAGATGGATCAAGATGAGAAGCCTGCGCATCACATACAGTATTACTTACTAAACATGGCTGCCAACTCATTAGGAAGAAGATAAGTTTACCATTCTATAATGAAAGATTGCTCGGTAGTAATTCTTGTTGCCAGCATCAAGCAACCCTCCGAAGTCTATTGCACTCAAGCGCTTTGTCAATTTCGCCTCACTCTGCAAGATATGTGATGAGAGATCAAAGTGTTGTTGAGTTGTGACACAATGAAAAAGTAGTTTCAGACCATGTTTTTATATTCTTCAGTATGAGTGTACTCGATTATGCCATCAACAGTCCAACTCGGATAATGTGCAAGCCGGTCAGCCACTGGAAACAAAATCTCCACAGCTGCACGATTATGCACCAAAGCAGCTTCCTCAATCGGTTTATGTATATCCTGAAAGTCGTCATTAGCTATACAAATAAGTGTCCTGTTGATATCATCAGGATGAAACAACAAGATCCAACGAAGGATGTCTGCAACTAGAAGATGAATAACAGCATAATAAACAAAAGGGAAACATAGAAATTAACTTTGTCAGATGAATTTGGATCTCCTTTAGCTTTAAGCAAATACTCAAGAAATTTTGTGTCGCTTTCTTTTGCAGCACATTGCATAGGACTTAATCCAGCGACATAAAAATTTGGGTCTGCTTTACCCTGCAAAGAGATTTCCATTTGGTTACATCCACTAAACATGGAATCATTTATCACAAAAACAACATACTTCAATCTCTAACAGAAAATTAGACGAGACATGCATTTTCATTTCACCAAACGTACCTCAAGC is a window encoding:
- the LOC121772061 gene encoding ankyrin-1-like isoform X1 — translated: MDSSSEIGASIIEAGESGDLYQLKAIRNKFADEWEFRKICDQYSDFSTGRNVLHHAVGIGHFDVCKFLINTVRVDIDVLTYKRDTPLAEAAKRGHVKIVEFLVKHGAEISLANIEGFTPLHYAALNNNKELVELLLIKGAPIETDSAYGTPLQAAASRGNAEAVESLLSHGANPNFSCAVVDTPLVCAVKSRSFECLKLLLEGKADPNFYVAGLSPMQCAAKESDTKFLEYLLKAKGDPNSSDKDIHKPIEEAALVHNRAAVEILFPVADRLAHYPSWTVDGIIEYTHTEEYKNMSEAKLTKRLSAIDFGGLLDAGNKNYYRAIFHYRMASHLDPSNATWVSTRSMWEARTHKSINALLDAQQCFRVKPDCPVPYHRGDNAAAANEIFKKFLKAGLAFSLDPYTRKKCHAFRITMFDYFGWLSQMSSAEEILSFSCDD
- the LOC121772061 gene encoding ankyrin-1-like isoform X2, which encodes MSCTSEIGASIIEAGESGDLYQLKAIRNKFADEWEFRKICDQYSDFSTGRNVLHHAVGIGHFDVCKFLINTVRVDIDVLTYKRDTPLAEAAKRGHVKIVEFLVKHGAEISLANIEGFTPLHYAALNNNKELVELLLIKGAPIETDSAYGTPLQAAASRGNAEAVESLLSHGANPNFSCAVVDTPLVCAVKSRSFECLKLLLEGKADPNFYVAGLSPMQCAAKESDTKFLEYLLKAKGDPNSSDKDIHKPIEEAALVHNRAAVEILFPVADRLAHYPSWTVDGIIEYTHTEEYKNMSEAKLTKRLSAIDFGGLLDAGNKNYYRAIFHYRMASHLDPSNATWVSTRSMWEARTHKSINALLDAQQCFRVKPDCPVPYHRGDNAAAANEIFKKFLKAGLAFSLDPYTRKKCHAFRITMFDYFGWLSQMSSAEEILSFSCDD